In Corynebacterium frankenforstense DSM 45800, the DNA window GCCCACGGAGACGGGGCCGGTGTAGTTGACCTGCGCGGAGGCGACGGCCTTGTCGTGGTTCTGCCACAGCTCCTCCTGGTCGCCCAGGGTGCCGAAGGCCACGATGGCCACGTCGACGTCGCCGTGACCGAAGGCCTTGTCGATGACCTCCTCGTGGGTGTCGAAGGCGGTGGCGTCGAAGTCGATGACCTCGACCTCGGAGGCGCCGGCCTCGCGGACCTGCTTGGCGGCGGCCTCGATGCGTGGCGAGTCCTCACGGGCGGCGAGGATGACGCGGGCGGGGCCGCGGTCGAGGAACTCGGTGACGGCGGCCAGGCCGATCTCCGAGGTACCCCCGAGCAGCAGGATGTTCTGGGCCTGTCCCACAGCGTTGAGCATTTGGTGACTCTCCTTGTTGCTTACCTTGTAGCTTCGCTTGGCTTTGCGGTGAGTGTAGGTGGGCGGATCAGCGCAGCTCGAGGCGGCGCGACATGTCCGAGGCGAACACGCCGGTCGGGTCGATCTCGTTGCGGGTCTTCAGCCAGCCCTCCATGCCCGGGTACATCTTGTGGAACATCTCCGGGGTGGTGCGCGACTCCTTGGCCAGGTAGAGGCGGCCGCCGAACTCGAGGACCTGGCGGTCCAGGTCGTCGAGCAGCTTGTTCAGGCCCGGACGGATCGGGAAGTCGACGCAGACGTTCCAGCCCGGCATCGGGTAGCTCAGTGGGGCGCGGTTGCCCTCGCCGAAGAGCTTGAACACGTTGAGCGCCGAGTAGTGGCCGCTGGCCTGCATCTGCTTGATGATGTCCTTGAACGGCTCGACGGCCTCGGTCGGCACGACGAACTGGTACTGCAGGAAGCCGGCCTTGCCGTAGCCGCGGTTCCACTCGCCGATCAGGTCGAGCGGCTGGTAGAACTGCGTGAGGTTCTTGACCTGGTTCCGCGCCGGCGCGCCCATCATGTAATAGGCCTCGCCGATGGCGGACAGGGTCAGCTTGTTCATCGTCCAGGACGGGAAGATGTCCGGCACGGTCATCAGCTGCGGGGCGTTGAACTTCAGCGGGTCCTTGGCCAGCTTCGGGGCGAACTCCTTGAGCTGGTCGAGGGTGGCCAGCGAGCCGCGCGAGATGGTGGCACGGCCCAGCTTGGGCTCCGGGGAGATGACGTCGAACCAGGCGGAGGAGTAGGAGTAGTTCTTCTCCGAGCCGTCCGAGTGGGCGGCGATGGTCTCGTCGAGGTTGGCGGTGCGGTCGGTGTCCGCGATGAAGTAGGCCGTCTCGGTCTTGGTCATGCGGATCTGCGCGCGCAGGATGATGCCGGTCAGGCCCATGCCGCCGACGGTCGCCCAGAACAGGGTGCCCTCCGGGTCGTCCTCGCTGCCCTCGGGCTCGAGGTGGAGCACACGCCCGTCGGCGACGAGCAGCTCCATGGAAGTGACGTGGTCGCCGAAGGAGCCGTCGGAGTGGTGGTTCTTGCCGTGGATGTCCGGGCCGATGGCGCCGCCGATGGTGACCTGGCGGGTGCCGGGCAGGACGGGGACCCACAGGCCGTAGGGCAGGGCGGCCTTCATCAGCTGGTCGAGGGTCACGCCGCCGTCGACGTCGACGATGGCGGTGTCCGGGTCGATCGAGTGGATCTTGTTCAGCGGCTGCATGTCGACGACGATGCCGCCGCCGTTCTGGGCCGGGTCACCGTAGGAGCGGCCCATGCCGCGGGCGATGATGCCGCGGCGCTCGCGCTCGGGCAGCGACGAGTTGCGCTCGGCGGTCATCTTGACGGCGTCGATGATGGTCTCGACGTCCGGGGTCGACAGGACGTGGGCCGTCGACGGGGCGGTGCGGCCCCAGCCGTGCAGCGACTGTTCCGTCGTGGGGATGGTCTCTTGTGCCATGGGAAGCTATCTTTCCTTGTGCTCGGTGCCGATGGATGTGGGATTGTGCCCGGTTCCGTGGCTGTGGCCTCGGGGCAGACGAGAGGCCCTACGCGACGCGCAGGGTGGATATGTTGACCTTTTCGGTCTCATACGCGGTCAAGGATACCCGGGTGGGCGTGGGAATCCACAATGTAACAGCTGTGTCCAGGGGGTGAGTCTGCGTACATCTGGGTGTCCGTGTTTCCGGTTCTGCCCGGTTGTGCTTGCCGACGTCCCGTCACATGCGCTCTGCGCCACCCTTCCGGTGTGCGGTGGATCCCGTCACGGGGCGGTGTCCGCCCCTGAGTTGGTGCCCGCCTACGGTGTGGTGCCCGCCCGCGGCGGGACTCGTCCCGGGGCGCCCGCCCACGGGGCGGGAACCGCCCGCGGGGCGGGGCGCGACGTCGGCAATCGGGGCCTCAGAGGTCCAGCAGACGGCGCACGGGTTCCGGCAGCCCCTCCTGGCTGGTGATCGTGGGGCCGGAGTACTCGCGCAGCTCCTTGAGCACCAGGGACTGGCTGGTGGTGTCCACCATGGGCAGCTCCTGGGCGACCAGGCGCACCATGAAGTCGTCGAGCGGCAGGTTGGTGCGTTGCGCGGCCTCGTGGACGCCGTGGCGTTCGTCGTGGCTGATCTCGGACATGGCACCCAGGCTAGCGGGGTCGGGGCGGTAACGTCGGGAGCCATGACGCCGCCTGAGACCACCGCCGCAGAAACCGCCGCCCCCGCCGAGCACCCCGTCATCGCCGTCGTCGACGCCGGGGAGGCGCGCACGGTGGTCTGGCACGTGCAGACCAACCCGGACTTCTCCTCGCCGGCGGCGATCCTCTCGGGGGCGTGGGTGCTCTCGGACGAGGACGGCGACGTGGACCCGGGCCGCCTGGACGACCTGCTCGAGGGCACCGTCGTGGCGCGCACGGAGGCCGCGGTGGAGCGGGGCCTGAGCTTCCCGACGGCCGCCGGCGTGCTGCCCGGCTCCGGCGCCGGGACCCTGACGGCGCTGGTCG includes these proteins:
- a CDS encoding FAD-binding oxidoreductase; this encodes MAQETIPTTEQSLHGWGRTAPSTAHVLSTPDVETIIDAVKMTAERNSSLPERERRGIIARGMGRSYGDPAQNGGGIVVDMQPLNKIHSIDPDTAIVDVDGGVTLDQLMKAALPYGLWVPVLPGTRQVTIGGAIGPDIHGKNHHSDGSFGDHVTSMELLVADGRVLHLEPEGSEDDPEGTLFWATVGGMGLTGIILRAQIRMTKTETAYFIADTDRTANLDETIAAHSDGSEKNYSYSSAWFDVISPEPKLGRATISRGSLATLDQLKEFAPKLAKDPLKFNAPQLMTVPDIFPSWTMNKLTLSAIGEAYYMMGAPARNQVKNLTQFYQPLDLIGEWNRGYGKAGFLQYQFVVPTEAVEPFKDIIKQMQASGHYSALNVFKLFGEGNRAPLSYPMPGWNVCVDFPIRPGLNKLLDDLDRQVLEFGGRLYLAKESRTTPEMFHKMYPGMEGWLKTRNEIDPTGVFASDMSRRLELR